The following are encoded in a window of Chlorocebus sabaeus isolate Y175 chromosome 22, mChlSab1.0.hap1, whole genome shotgun sequence genomic DNA:
- the LOC103227493 gene encoding uncharacterized protein isoform X2: protein MVRPQDTVAYKDLSVGYTQKKWKCPALSQRALQWNMMLENDCSMASLGGNMMESSELIPKQEIFKGSESSNSTSGGLFGVVPGGAEIGDVYEDTFKELEGHTTNEEGSRLESDFLEITDEDKKKCTKDRYEEYKEVGEHPHLSSSPAEHEGVLKGQKSYRCDECGKAFYWSSHLIGHQRIHTGEKPYECNECGKTFRQTSQLIVHLRTHTGEKPYECSECGKAYRHSSHLIQHQRLHNGEKPYKCNECAKAFNQSSKLFDHQRTHTGEKPYECKECGAAFSRSKNLVRHQVLHTGKKPYKCDECGRAFCSNRNLIDHQRTHTGEKPYKCNECGKAFSRSKCLIRHQSLHTGEKPYKCSECGKAFNQISQLVEHERIHTGEKPFKCSECGKAFGLSKCLIRHQRLHTGEKPYKCNECGKSFNQNSYLIIHQRVHTGEKPYECHECGKGFSYNSSLMVHQRTHTGEKPYKCNSCGKAFSDSSQLTVHQRVHTGEKPYECIECGKAFSQRSTFNHHQRTHTGEKPSGLSQSSS from the exons ATGGTCAGGCCCCAG GATACTGTGGCGTATAAGGACCTTTCTGTGGGCTATActcagaagaaatggaaatgtcCCGCACTCAGTCAGAGAGCCCTGCAGTGGAACATGATGCTGGAAAATGACTGCAGCATGGCCTCCTTGG GTGGGAACATGATGGAGAGTTCGGAGTTGATTCCGAAGCAGGAAATTTTTAAAGGATCAGAGTCATCTAATAGCACATCAGGGGGACTCTTTGGGGTGGTTCCTGGGGGAGCAGAGATTGGAGATGTTTATGAAGATACCTTCAAAGAGTTAGAAGGACATACCACAAATGAAGAAGGGAGCAGACTAGAAAGTGATTTCTTGGAAATAACAGatgaagataagaaaaaatgcacaaaagacAGATATGAGGAATATAAGGAAGTTGGGGAACATCCACATCTGTCTTCCAGTCCTGCTGAACATGAAGGAGTTTTAAAGGGACAGAAATCCTATCGATGTgatgaatgtggcaaagctttttaTTGGAGTTCTCACCTTATTGGCCATCAGAGaatccacactggagagaaaccctatgagtgTAATGAGTGTGGGAAGACCTTCAGGCAAACCTCCCAGCTCATTGTTCATCTCAGAACCCACACAGgggaaaaaccctatgaatgcagTGAGTGTGGAAAGGCGTATAGGCACAGCTCCCACCTCATTCAACATCAGAGACTCCATAATGGggagaaaccctataaatgtaatgaatgtgcAAAAGCTTTTAATCAGAGCTCCAAACTCTTCGACCACCAGAGAACCCATACTGGggagaaaccttatgaatgtaagGAGTGTGGGGCAGCCTTTAGTCGCAGTAAAAATCTTGTTCGACATCAGGTTCTGCACACTGGTAAGAAACCTTATAAATGTGATGAATGTGGGAGAGCTTTCTGTTCCAATAGAAATCTCATTGACCATCAGAGAACCCACACTGGGGAGAAGCcttataaatgtaatgaatgtggcaaagccttcagTCGGAGTAAATGTCTTATTCGACATCAGAGCCTCCACACTGGCGAAAAGCCGTACAAATGtagtgaatgtgggaaagccttcaatCAGATCTCTCAACTCGTTGAGCATGAgcgaattcatactggagaaaaaccattTAAATGTAGTGAATGTGGTAAGGCATTCGGTCTGAGTAAATGTCTTATTCGGCACCAGAGACTTCACACAGGTGAGAAGCCCTATAAATGCAATGAGTGTGGAAAATCCTTCAATCAAAACTCATACCTCATTATACACCAGAGAGttcacactggtgagaaaccctatgaatgtcatGAGTGTGGGAAGGGCTTCAGTTATAATTCTAGTCTTATGGTACATCAGAGAACCCATACTGGGGAAAAACCCTATAAATGCAATAGttgtgggaaagcctttagtGACAGCTCACAGCTTACTGTGCACCAAAGAgtccacactggagagaaaccttatgaatgtattgagtgtgggaaagcctttagtcAGCGTTCTACTTTTAATCACCACCAgcgaactcacactggagagaagccctcAGGTCTGTCTCAGTCATCTTCTTAA
- the LOC103227493 gene encoding uncharacterized protein isoform X1, with amino-acid sequence MVRPQDTVAYKDLSVGYTQKKWKCPALSQRALQWNMMLENDCSMASLAGGNMMESSELIPKQEIFKGSESSNSTSGGLFGVVPGGAEIGDVYEDTFKELEGHTTNEEGSRLESDFLEITDEDKKKCTKDRYEEYKEVGEHPHLSSSPAEHEGVLKGQKSYRCDECGKAFYWSSHLIGHQRIHTGEKPYECNECGKTFRQTSQLIVHLRTHTGEKPYECSECGKAYRHSSHLIQHQRLHNGEKPYKCNECAKAFNQSSKLFDHQRTHTGEKPYECKECGAAFSRSKNLVRHQVLHTGKKPYKCDECGRAFCSNRNLIDHQRTHTGEKPYKCNECGKAFSRSKCLIRHQSLHTGEKPYKCSECGKAFNQISQLVEHERIHTGEKPFKCSECGKAFGLSKCLIRHQRLHTGEKPYKCNECGKSFNQNSYLIIHQRVHTGEKPYECHECGKGFSYNSSLMVHQRTHTGEKPYKCNSCGKAFSDSSQLTVHQRVHTGEKPYECIECGKAFSQRSTFNHHQRTHTGEKPSGLSQSSS; translated from the exons ATGGTCAGGCCCCAG GATACTGTGGCGTATAAGGACCTTTCTGTGGGCTATActcagaagaaatggaaatgtcCCGCACTCAGTCAGAGAGCCCTGCAGTGGAACATGATGCTGGAAAATGACTGCAGCATGGCCTCCTTGG CAGGTGGGAACATGATGGAGAGTTCGGAGTTGATTCCGAAGCAGGAAATTTTTAAAGGATCAGAGTCATCTAATAGCACATCAGGGGGACTCTTTGGGGTGGTTCCTGGGGGAGCAGAGATTGGAGATGTTTATGAAGATACCTTCAAAGAGTTAGAAGGACATACCACAAATGAAGAAGGGAGCAGACTAGAAAGTGATTTCTTGGAAATAACAGatgaagataagaaaaaatgcacaaaagacAGATATGAGGAATATAAGGAAGTTGGGGAACATCCACATCTGTCTTCCAGTCCTGCTGAACATGAAGGAGTTTTAAAGGGACAGAAATCCTATCGATGTgatgaatgtggcaaagctttttaTTGGAGTTCTCACCTTATTGGCCATCAGAGaatccacactggagagaaaccctatgagtgTAATGAGTGTGGGAAGACCTTCAGGCAAACCTCCCAGCTCATTGTTCATCTCAGAACCCACACAGgggaaaaaccctatgaatgcagTGAGTGTGGAAAGGCGTATAGGCACAGCTCCCACCTCATTCAACATCAGAGACTCCATAATGGggagaaaccctataaatgtaatgaatgtgcAAAAGCTTTTAATCAGAGCTCCAAACTCTTCGACCACCAGAGAACCCATACTGGggagaaaccttatgaatgtaagGAGTGTGGGGCAGCCTTTAGTCGCAGTAAAAATCTTGTTCGACATCAGGTTCTGCACACTGGTAAGAAACCTTATAAATGTGATGAATGTGGGAGAGCTTTCTGTTCCAATAGAAATCTCATTGACCATCAGAGAACCCACACTGGGGAGAAGCcttataaatgtaatgaatgtggcaaagccttcagTCGGAGTAAATGTCTTATTCGACATCAGAGCCTCCACACTGGCGAAAAGCCGTACAAATGtagtgaatgtgggaaagccttcaatCAGATCTCTCAACTCGTTGAGCATGAgcgaattcatactggagaaaaaccattTAAATGTAGTGAATGTGGTAAGGCATTCGGTCTGAGTAAATGTCTTATTCGGCACCAGAGACTTCACACAGGTGAGAAGCCCTATAAATGCAATGAGTGTGGAAAATCCTTCAATCAAAACTCATACCTCATTATACACCAGAGAGttcacactggtgagaaaccctatgaatgtcatGAGTGTGGGAAGGGCTTCAGTTATAATTCTAGTCTTATGGTACATCAGAGAACCCATACTGGGGAAAAACCCTATAAATGCAATAGttgtgggaaagcctttagtGACAGCTCACAGCTTACTGTGCACCAAAGAgtccacactggagagaaaccttatgaatgtattgagtgtgggaaagcctttagtcAGCGTTCTACTTTTAATCACCACCAgcgaactcacactggagagaagccctcAGGTCTGTCTCAGTCATCTTCTTAA